In a genomic window of Streptomyces koelreuteriae:
- a CDS encoding FKBP-type peptidyl-prolyl cis-trans isomerase, whose protein sequence is MSIDKPEVDFPGGEPPADLEIKDIWEGDGPVAQAGQTVTVHYVGVAFSTGEEFDASWNRGTPFRFPLGGGRVIQGWDQGVQGMKVGGRRQLTVPAHLAYGNQSPTPLIKPGETLIFVVDLLGV, encoded by the coding sequence GTGAGCATCGACAAGCCCGAGGTCGACTTCCCGGGCGGCGAGCCCCCGGCGGACCTCGAGATCAAGGACATCTGGGAGGGCGACGGCCCGGTCGCGCAGGCCGGCCAGACCGTCACCGTCCACTACGTCGGAGTCGCCTTCAGCACGGGCGAGGAGTTCGACGCCAGCTGGAACCGCGGCACCCCGTTCCGCTTCCCGCTGGGCGGCGGCCGGGTCATCCAGGGCTGGGACCAGGGCGTGCAGGGCATGAAGGTCGGCGGCCGCCGCCAGCTGACCGTCCCCGCGCACCTCGCGTACGGCAACCAGAGCCCGACTCCTCTGATCAAGCCCGGCGAGACGCTGATCTTCGTGGTCGACCTGCTCGGGGTCTGA
- a CDS encoding FKBP-type peptidyl-prolyl cis-trans isomerase encodes MRRRSLLISVPAGLATLAACGDDKSDSSKASDSPSPSPSASAPSSAPPPKIVDGPLPAVTAGTKFDEKPTIAKGSGEPSKQLAVKTLIAGSGKSIAENDFVVANYLGQVWSTAKVFDNSYDRKTRLAIQLTQGQIIDGWRYALAGKKAGSRVEMAVPPTWGYGSQGNPQAGIKGTDTLVFVVDVLDTFNSKSSADGEKVAQDNADLPKVGTNTDGKAPSIEVPKATAPKKLVAEYILEGDGEKVAADDSVLVQYKGVLWDGGKEFDSSYANKQLVSFSLQQVVKGWAQGLTGKKVGSRVLIVIPPALGYGDNPPQGSGIKKDSTLVFSVDILAKL; translated from the coding sequence GTGCGCCGACGCTCACTTCTCATCTCTGTACCCGCAGGACTGGCCACACTCGCCGCGTGCGGCGACGACAAGTCGGATTCGAGCAAGGCCAGCGACAGCCCTTCGCCCTCGCCCTCGGCATCGGCCCCGTCCTCGGCGCCGCCGCCGAAGATCGTGGACGGTCCGCTGCCGGCGGTGACCGCGGGCACCAAGTTCGACGAGAAGCCGACGATCGCCAAGGGCAGCGGAGAGCCGTCGAAGCAGCTCGCGGTGAAGACGCTGATCGCGGGCAGCGGCAAGAGCATCGCGGAGAACGACTTCGTCGTCGCGAACTACCTGGGCCAGGTCTGGAGCACCGCCAAGGTCTTCGACAACTCCTACGACCGCAAGACCCGCCTGGCCATCCAGCTCACCCAGGGCCAGATCATCGACGGCTGGCGGTACGCGCTGGCCGGCAAGAAGGCCGGCAGCCGCGTCGAGATGGCCGTCCCGCCCACCTGGGGCTACGGCTCGCAGGGCAACCCGCAGGCGGGCATCAAGGGCACCGACACGCTGGTCTTCGTCGTCGACGTGCTGGACACCTTCAACTCCAAGAGCTCCGCCGACGGCGAGAAGGTCGCCCAGGACAATGCGGACCTGCCCAAGGTCGGCACCAACACCGACGGCAAGGCCCCCTCCATCGAGGTGCCCAAGGCGACCGCCCCGAAGAAGCTCGTCGCGGAGTACATCCTGGAGGGTGACGGCGAGAAGGTCGCCGCCGACGACAGCGTCCTCGTGCAGTACAAGGGCGTGCTCTGGGACGGCGGCAAGGAGTTCGACTCCTCGTACGCCAACAAGCAGCTCGTGTCGTTCTCGCTCCAGCAGGTCGTCAAGGGCTGGGCGCAGGGCCTGACCGGCAAGAAGGTCGGCAGCCGGGTCCTCATCGTCATCCCGCCGGCCCTGGGCTACGGCGACAACCCGCCGCAGGGCAGCGGCATCAAGAAGGACTCCACGCTGGTCTTTTCGGTGGACATCCTCGCGAAGCTGTGA